The sequence below is a genomic window from Desulfobulbus oligotrophicus.
CCATAAGACCGTTGGGCACAAAACCAGCAGTTTGTCTCAGCGTCTCCTGTTGAATATCAAACTCCAACCACCCTTTTCCCGGGAGCTTCAGCTGGGCCACCAGGAGCAGCCGTTTGTCGGGAATGAGGTCTGCAACCTTCCAGAAGTCCAAAGCATCGCCGATGCGCAGGTCGCAAATTTTTCTTCGTCCCCGATTTACTCCGTATCCGCCGACGATTTTATCCAGCCATCCCCTCAGGTTCCATAAAAATGAATAAGAGAACCACCCATTTTTACCACCAATACGTGTCACGATGGCAAAGACCTGTTCCGGCGCTATACCGGTGATGGAGATGGTACGGACATCGTAGAAGATTTTTCGGTTTGTGGTGAGGGGTTTGTCGATATCACAGACAGGGCCCGGGGTGGAGTCACACCAGCGGCTCAAGACATGGTCCTTGTGTACTTCATCAAGAGCCTGGCGTATCGTCTCTGGAAACGGGTGAAGTCTGATCTGGGGAAAATACTGGTTGGCAGAGGTGTTCTCATCCACTGCTTTTGCTTGTAATGCCTTAATGAGTGCAGCTGCTCTTTGATAGGAAACTCGCGTCAACAGCATGAGCAATGAGGAGCTGAGGCGAGGAGCAGAGGGAAAGCCGGGTAAGAGCCGACAACGGATCCCCATGACCTGAGCCGCCTGGCGCAGCATCTCCAGAAAGGTTATCTGAGGAAGCCCGATGTTAACCGTTACGTTTTCATCCGGTGTTACATCAAGAGCCGCATTAAGATAAGCAATAACATCTTCTACCCCTATGCACCGGGTTTTGGTTGCTGCCCAGCGGGGCATGACCATGGCAGGAGTTTTTTTCACTAAATCGTGAAGTATTTCAAAGCTGTGACTGCCGGAGCCGATGATGATACCTGTCCGCAACCAAAGAGTACGAATGCGGTCTGGACGGCTGGAGAGTATTTTACCCGTCACAGTATGGCTTGGTATCTGTGAAGAACCTGATCCATGAGCCTCAAGGCCACTCAGGTAGATTATCTTTTTAACCCCCTGGGTCAGGCAGGCACGGAGAAAATGTGTGGCACTGATCTGGTTGAGGTGACTGAGTCGGCGGTTTTCCTCTACCGGTTGTACAAGATAGACAGCGGTATGAACCCCGGTGAGAGCGTGTTGTAAGATCGGTAAACTCAACGTGTCTCCTTCGATTATATCTACATCAGAAGAGGGGTGTTGAGTAAACTTTTGAACATGACGAACCAGCAGGCGCAGATGTATATCAGGACGGGTTCGCAGTATTTTTTCGAAACGTCGTCCAATATAGCCGGTTGCTCCGGTGAGAAGAACGGTACGTTTCATGGCCGATGTGCTGGTTGCCTGTGTCGACCGGGTGTGGGAAATATGGCAGTCCCTTCAGAGACACTGCAATCATACCCTGTTGACGAAAAATGCAAAATCGCGAGCTGAAAAGATCTCAATTCATTGCTGACGGAGGATATGTAAAGTGCGTATCTGCGGCTGGGATTACCCTTTTTTTACAATGAGCTTGTTGCCGATCTGCACAGTTGTACTGCTGAGTCTGTTCCAGCTGCGAAGATCTTGAGGAGATGTTTGAAATTTTTTGGCGATGCCCGACAGGGTGTCACCCTGTTTGACCACATACCAGGTGTTGGGTATTTTTTTCTGTGGTGAGGATGCGACAGATTTTACCACTGGTTTGAGTTGTGTTTTAGCAAGACCAGCTTTTGGGGTCGGTGGGGAGGCTTGTTTGTGTGCCGCCACCTTGATGTTGGTCGCTATTTTTGCAACAGAAGCGTTCTTATGGGCAACAGAAGGAGAACCCGCTGTTTTTTGCGGGGCAGCTGTGGAACGCAGGGTGATCTGTTGACCCTGTTTGACAATGGTTTTTGCGTCAAGTTTATTTAAAGCGAGAAGGTTTTTAAGCGGGATCTGGTGTTTTTTGGCCACAGCTTCCAGCGTATCGCCGGATTTCAACGTATAGGTGGTTTGCTGTGGCTGATTGCCTTTTTTACCGGCAATCGCTATGCGTCCAACAGGTTGTTGATGTTTTTGAGCCACAAGGTATTTGGTTGACGTCGACGGGATACGAAGCCGGAGCCCTTGTGGAAGCCGGGAAGAACGGAGATTGTTGGCCTTGAGCAGTGCTGTT
It includes:
- a CDS encoding SDR family oxidoreductase is translated as MKRTVLLTGATGYIGRRFEKILRTRPDIHLRLLVRHVQKFTQHPSSDVDIIEGDTLSLPILQHALTGVHTAVYLVQPVEENRRLSHLNQISATHFLRACLTQGVKKIIYLSGLEAHGSGSSQIPSHTVTGKILSSRPDRIRTLWLRTGIIIGSGSHSFEILHDLVKKTPAMVMPRWAATKTRCIGVEDVIAYLNAALDVTPDENVTVNIGLPQITFLEMLRQAAQVMGIRCRLLPGFPSAPRLSSSLLMLLTRVSYQRAAALIKALQAKAVDENTSANQYFPQIRLHPFPETIRQALDEVHKDHVLSRWCDSTPGPVCDIDKPLTTNRKIFYDVRTISITGIAPEQVFAIVTRIGGKNGWFSYSFLWNLRGWLDKIVGGYGVNRGRRKICDLRIGDALDFWKVADLIPDKRLLLVAQLKLPGKGWLEFDIQQETLRQTAGFVPNGLMGYLYWYAVLPFHNLVFPRLCQQIATRALKRQTSLS